In Miscanthus floridulus cultivar M001 chromosome 19, ASM1932011v1, whole genome shotgun sequence, the DNA window GCAATAGAGGGCTTGTTTGGTTCAAAGCCACATTATTTAACAAGCACCAATACTTGCACATAGTAACACAGTGGTTCAAAGCCACATTCTTAATGCAATGAGACAGTTCTCGTGTGCACACACAATCAAAAAAACAGCATCATAACATCCACCTTTAAGAGAAGTATAAAAACATTATTACAAACATCTAAAAGATCAGGCCCAACCCAAACAAGATAAAATCAACAGGGCAGACCCTGTAAGTCGAAGAGAAAAAAAGCAGGAAAAGAAACTACTGCGTGAGGCTGTTGGGCTGACAAAAGGGGGTGCTGCTCGGGTCAGGTGGGGAGAGAGACCAGCCCAGCATTGGTTGTAGAGGAGGTAGCAGGGAGAGAACAGGCATATGCCCGCCTCCTCTCTAATTCCATCCACCTTGGATTTCAGCAATCATAAATGCCATTTGACAGAACTAACGAGTTGCTTTACATAGCACCTTGTGCCTTCCCTTCCACCAGAATTGTTCTAGTGATAGATTGAAAAGGAAATGTAAACCATGGCTTTTGACGAACTTTTCTTAGAAACAAGCAACTTTTCAGATTTTGAAATAGTCCAACAGAATGCCACAAAACCCAAAATTAGTAAATTCCTCTTTTTTTTCCTTAAGGAAACTGATGTAACCACCACCCAATAGTTGGTACACAAACACAATTTTTGGTCCCTTAAATCATCACTTACATGAACGGGCGGCGCTTTACCTGGAGCAATGAGCAGGACACGCCAACTCTCACCAGGATAGATAGGCTCTTCTGCACAACTGAATGGGAGCTGCTATTCCCGTCATGCTTCCTACACTCGCTGCCATCTCTTATGTCAGACCACACACCTCTTCTCGAGAGATGCAACAGCATCATAATGCGTGCTTTCGCTTCGAAAATTTCTGCACAAAAATGGAGGGGTTCCAGGAGTTAGTTCATGGCATCTGGAACCAACCCGTGGCGTCGACCCAACCTCTCAAACGGCTACACATTAAATTATCCCAGGTCGCAAAGGGCATCAAACGGTGGCGAAAAGAGAAAATAGGCGATACAAGGCTGCAGCTAGCATTAGTAAAAGAAATCCTCCTGCAACTTGAGGCCGCACAGGAGTACAGATCCCTGTCTCAGGAGGAACTACAGCTCAGGCGACAGCTAAAAATTCGTAGTATGGGCCTTGCAGCAATAGAGAAATCCAGAATCAGGCAAAAATCCCGCCTCACCAACATCAAATGCGGCGATGCCAACACCAAACTATTCCACATTCGTGCGAGTTCAAGAGCCAGAAAAAACTACATCTAATGCCTGCAAAGTGACAATGGGATTGCCCTCACGCACAAAGACAAAGAGGAGGTAATCGGCGACTACTTCCGGAATCACCTAGGCACCGTGGTCCCGAGACCGGCCACCCTCTTGTGGTCCGCTCTTGGGTACAGCCCTCGCGACCTCTCGGAGCTGGAAGCCCCCTTCACCGAAGATGAGATCAAGGAAACCATCCACTCCATGCTGGGAGACAAGGCTCCGGGCCCGGATGGCTTCACTGGAGCCTTTTTCAAATCATGCTGGGAAATCGTCAAGTCCGATGTAGTGGCGGCTATCAATGCTCTCTTCGTGATGAATTCACAGGGCTTTGACCTCCTTAACTCAGCCAACATCATCCTCCTCCCCAAGAAGCCTGACGCAAGGCAGGTCACGGACTACAGACCTATTAGCCTGATGCACAGTATCGCCAAGCTCTTTTCCAAAATCCTTGCGAATAGGCTGGCACCGTTGCTGAACTCCCTAGTGTCAAAATGTCAGAGTGCCTTCgtaaaaaaaaagaagcatacATGATAATTTCCTCTACATCCAGAACACTGTGAAGCGCCTGCACACGTCCAAAACCCCGGCACTTTTCATGAAGCTCGACATCCAGAAAGCTTTTGACACGGAGCtacttgcttgaggtgttgaaaGCTCTCGGGTTTGGGCATCGCTGGCGCGAGTGGGTCTCCATCTTATTCCGCATAGCAGCCTCTAGAGCCTTGCTAAATGGCGTGCCTGGAGGAAAATTCCGCCACGCCAGAT includes these proteins:
- the LOC136526210 gene encoding uncharacterized protein; translated protein: MEGFQELVHGIWNQPVASTQPLKRLHIKLSQVAKGIKRWRKEKIGDTRLQLALVKEILLQLEAAQEYRSLSQEELQLRRQLKIRSMGLAAIEKSRISDNGIALTHKDKEEVIGDYFRNHLGTVVPRPATLLWSALGYSPRDLSELEAPFTEDEIKETIHSMLGDKAPGPDGFTGAFFKSCWEIVKSDVVAAINALFVMNSQGFDLLNSANIILLPKKPDARQNTVKRLHTSKTPALFMKLDIQKAFDTELLA